Below is a genomic region from Spirosoma radiotolerans.
ACACCTTACAGCATTCACAAACTGAGCCGCTGGGCGAGCGGTAAACAACCTGATTCGCTGACCAGGTGCGCCCCCCATCTGGGGAGGTAGCCATCACAATTTTGTTGGCTTTGTCCTGGCGCAGATCGAGCCAGACGGCGTGAAACGTACCATCCGATGCGCCCGTTACCGCCTGGAAGCCTTCTTTGGCCACCTCGGCTATATCGTTTATCCGTACGGCAGCTGACCATCGGCCACGTTGCCGATCAAGCGAATAAGCAAACAGATCGCCCATCTGATTAACGGCCGTAATAACGACATACCTTTCTGTAACGGCTAGTTGTGGGCCGCGTTTAGCTCCGGCCACCAGGTGCGGTAGTTTAGCCACCGCCATGGGTGGATTAAACTGATCGGGTGTTTGGCTGGCCACCGCATAATAAATGGTTGAATCCAGCCCATATACGATATGGACTTGCCCTTTGGTATCGGCTACCAAAACTGGCAGATGACCAGCGCCAACCCGCTGACTTGACCGAAAGGGTTGATTTACAAAACGAACAGAGCTAAACAACAAAAGCAGGTGAAGTAGAACGGTCATCGGGGTTGAGTTTAATAGGCTATTCTTGCTAACAAACATAAGCACGACGAGTCACATTGCTTAAGTGTACAGCCTGGCGTCGCGGTGCGCTCTACTCTGGATAAATCTTTACAGTCTCGTAACGACTTTCCGTTAGCGCAAAAAACACATCAATACATTACCAATGCGTATTCTTACGCTACTATGACTGGAACGTAACCTATTATTTAATGAGCAGTAGCCTGTCACTAAACGGTTCATTGGGTCAAGTTCTGTAACTCACATGAGCAACCAAACGTAGTCAGTTAAATAAGGGAGTAATCAGCGTATAGTGTTGAAAATAAACTGTGCTGCAAATCCCTTCTCTTGATATTGCCTGTCCGATTTGCGAAAGTCGTTCTGGCCAACGTGAATAAAACAGGCTCTACAAAGCCCGAAGAGAAGCTTAGTTTCTGTTGTGGCGAACAAATTCATATCCACGTTACCAAAACGACGGTTACTGTAAGCGTTAAAGGCTCTTGTATGTGAAAACCGTCTTTAAGAAACGAATCGTAATGAACCGCTTGCTAGCTAGCAGCGATTTATGGTAGTCCCGACGGGACTAACACCTTTTTTATTATCCTTATTGTACCTTCCCTTAAATACATTGTAAATCAGTTATCTATAGGAATACTTAAAGTGAATTAAGCAAACTAAAACAAAAGTAGAAAAGAAAATACCGTCAACAAATCTGTCAACAAACATTATATTTGTCATACCTCAAATCAATAAAGAAACAGTATAGGTATGGCAACAACTTCGTTTGTCTTGCGTGACCCCGACGCGGACGAGGAAACGAAAGTTCATCTAATTGTTCGTTTCCACAATCAAAGGCTGGTATATCCAACCGAAAAGAAAATCCATCCGCTTTACTGGAATCCCAATAACCAGCGAGTGCGAGAAACTAAACAATTTCCCAAATACAGAGAATTTAACAACCGGTTTGACGAGATCGAACAAGCTGGTAAAGATGCTGTTGATACTTTAGTTGAAAGTGGAATTAAACGGCCAACTGTTGATCAGGTACGGGAAAAGCTTCTGTCTATTCTGTTTCCCAAAGAAAAAAACGAGTCTATTTCATTGCTTAGATTTTTTGATAAGCATATCGAAACTAACCGGAGCATACAAAAGCTTAATACGTTGAAGGTGAAACAGACAACTCTTAACCACCTCAGTAACTATGCAAAAGCTCGTAAGAAGCGTGTTGATTTTGATACTATAGATTTAGACTTTTACCATGACTTTACAAGCTATTTAAGTACTGACTGCGGGCTTTTCAATAACTCAGTTGGTAAGTATATCAAGACGCTAAAGTCTGTGATGAATGATGCTGCTGAAAAGGACTTACATCAAAATTTTGCTTTTAAGAAAAAATCGTTTCGAACATTAGCCGATGACACGGACAGTATCTATTTAACTGAAGAAGAGATCAACC
It encodes:
- a CDS encoding site-specific integrase; amino-acid sequence: MATTSFVLRDPDADEETKVHLIVRFHNQRLVYPTEKKIHPLYWNPNNQRVRETKQFPKYREFNNRFDEIEQAGKDAVDTLVESGIKRPTVDQVREKLLSILFPKEKNESISLLRFFDKHIETNRSIQKLNTLKVKQTTLNHLSNYAKARKKRVDFDTIDLDFYHDFTSYLSTDCGLFNNSVGKYIKTLKSVMNDAAEKDLHQNFAFKKKSFRTLADDTDSIYLTEEEINRLYELDLTKNPRLERVRDMFVIGCWVGLRYSDLAELRSEHFIKEEENNYIKIRTQKVYDDVYIPLHPVVESIIEKYRGQLPRVLSNQKANEYLKEIAKVAELNSPVVINRKRGNERISEVSEKWELVSTHTQRRSFATNLYLQGVPTITIRAITGHKTEKAFLSYIKVDSKQHAKLLKKHWNNQLISKTS
- a CDS encoding sialidase/neuraminidase family protein gives rise to the protein MTVLLHLLLLFSSVRFVNQPFRSSQRVGAGHLPVLVADTKGQVHIVYGLDSTIYYAVASQTPDQFNPPMAVAKLPHLVAGAKRGPQLAVTERYVVITAVNQMGDLFAYSLDRQRGRWSAAVRINDIAEVAKEGFQAVTGASDGTFHAVWLDLRQDKANKIVMATSPDGGRTWSANQVVYRSPSGSVCECCKVSIAANQSDVYIQFRNWLNGSRDLYLAHSTNGGTSFGSVQKLGSGTWKLNACPMDGGAVSLSPTGQPFTVWRRENTLYTCRPGEPEQAIGTGRNVTTATDSVGRALAWNEGNLVWLKLDNREPIRLGTGQMPSVALVNGFAICAWEADGQVVSAVTAR